The following proteins come from a genomic window of Phacochoerus africanus isolate WHEZ1 chromosome 9, ROS_Pafr_v1, whole genome shotgun sequence:
- the TREML2 gene encoding trem-like transcript 2 protein, translated as MTVFRRGAIPIGPDSRRAAEEGEGSSEPESPPCAGRPQTGWSSHTCPKFRGRGGNGSSTALSKALRAPAVCWSQWVPQLTHFPKWATSLLEPQAFPGRPEWHVQPRRGALALDPCPVRGWCLSSLHGAMASTFLLLPLLLLWLQGPVSGVPLERVFSKVHHFEGETLSVQCSYKGRKHHVEGKAWCKVRRKKCETGFPRVGVQGPRYLLQDDTRAKVVTITMAALRRQDSGRYWCMRNSSGTLYPLMSFLLEVSPASTTKRNTPLMKLATVLKSGTVIPTGPIPISGPESPFTTSVPVLTAGFLTLARLLPSPTGTVRRTSVTGTSPSTLEPRGTTGSQTVTASPSSARAPSAGPASTSTEAGCLPTGLPATTSRPHLNRLSPRSRHQDSYPIVLLGVLALLPVPVMLIMVYGFWKKRHMGSYSMSRGSARSWRHPPARLESPQKPIWSEAI; from the exons ATGACCGTCTTCAGACGAGGTGCCATTCCCATCGGACCAGATTCCAGGAGGGCAGCCGAAGAGGGTGAGGGGTCTTCTGAGCCTGAGAGCCCTCCCTGCGCTGGGAGGCCCCAGACTGGGTGGAGCAGCCACACCTGCCCGAAGTTTCGAGGAAGAGGCGGAAACGGCAGCAGCACCGCCCTCTCGAAGGCTCTGCGGGCCCCTGCGGTCTGCTGGTCACAGTGGGTCCCACAACTTACTCACTTCCCTAAATGGGCAACTTCACTTTTAGAACCACAGGCCTTCCCTGGCAGACCCGAGTGGCACGTCCAGCCCAGGCGGGGGGCCCTCGCCTTGGACCCCTGCCCCGTGCGGGGCTGGTGCCTGTCCTCACTGCATGGAGCCATGGCTTCCACCTTCCtcctgctgccgctgctgctgctgtggctccagggcCCCGTCTCAG GTGTGCCCCTCGAGAGAGTGTTCTCCAAAGTGCATCACTTTGAAGGGGAGACTCTGTCTGTGCAGTGCTCCTACAAGGGCCGCAAACATCACGTGGAGGGTAAGGCTTGGTGCAAAGTCAGACGGAAGAAGTGTGAGACGGGGTTCCCCCGTGTGGGGGTGCAGGGGCCGCGCTATCTGCTGCAGGACGACACCCGGGCCAAGGTGGTCACCATCACCATGGCGGCCCTGCGGCGCCAGGACTCGGGGAGGTACTGGTGCATGCGCAACAGCTCCGGCACCCTCTACCCTCTGATGAGCTTCCTGCTGGAAGTGTCTCCAG CCTCCACGACCAAGAGAAACACTCCTCTTATGAAGCTGGCCACCGTCCTCAAGAGCGGAACTGTCATCCCCACCGGCCCCATCCCTATCTCAGGCCCTGAATCCCCTTTCACCACCAGCGTGCCGGTGCTCACAGCTGGATTCCTCACCTTGGCCAGACTCTTGCCCTCCCCCACCGGGACCGTCAGACGGACCTCTGTGACTGGCACCAGCCCCTCCACCTTGGAGCCCAGGGGGACCACGGGGTCCCAGACAGTGACTGCGTCTCCCAGCAGTGCCCGAGCCCCCTCTGCCGGCCCGGCCTCCACGTCCACTGAGGCTGGGTGCCTGCCCACCGGATTGCCCGCCACCACCAGCAGACCTCACCTCAACCGATTATCCCCCCGCAGCAG GCACCAGGATTCTTATCCCATTGTGCTCCTGGGGGTGCTGGCCTTGCTCCCAGTTCCTGTGATGCTAATCATGGTCTACGGGTTCTGGAAGAAAAGACACATGGGAA GCTACAGCATGAGCCGAGGTTCTGCCAGATCCTGGAGGCACCCACCTGCAAGGCTGGAGTCTCCGCAGAAACCCATCTGGTCTGAAGCCATCtaa